One genomic region from Aneurinibacillus sp. REN35 encodes:
- a CDS encoding YhcN/YlaJ family sporulation lipoprotein: MKQWIKRCTVLSVAVIMAGSLAACGQKAAPNPSTTRTQNYQMHATPNYTNGMQPYGNYTPYAAPGGVHPYTTGNTKQHATADRAASVAAKVPGVTHATAVVHGKDVVVGLDINNVTKGRAKIERDVQRAVKSAEPGYNVHVTADRGIHQRVRTLNDRVRAGHPVHTLTQDVGVLIRDIGRAVTTPFR; encoded by the coding sequence ATGAAACAATGGATTAAACGCTGTACCGTGTTATCGGTTGCTGTTATAATGGCAGGCTCCCTTGCGGCTTGCGGTCAAAAGGCAGCTCCGAATCCATCGACCACTCGTACGCAAAATTATCAGATGCATGCCACTCCGAATTATACAAACGGAATGCAGCCGTATGGAAATTATACACCGTATGCTGCACCTGGTGGCGTTCACCCGTACACTACGGGTAACACAAAACAACACGCAACCGCGGATCGTGCGGCTTCCGTTGCCGCTAAAGTACCGGGAGTTACCCATGCGACAGCGGTCGTACATGGCAAAGACGTTGTAGTCGGACTTGACATCAACAACGTTACCAAGGGCAGAGCGAAGATTGAGCGCGATGTTCAGCGCGCCGTAAAATCAGCAGAGCCTGGATATAATGTGCATGTAACGGCAGATCGCGGCATCCATCAGCGGGTACGTACGCTTAATGATCGCGTTCGCGCAGGCCATCCGGTCCATACGCTAACACAAGATGTGGGTGTGCTCATTCGTGACATCGGTCGTGCGGTTACGACTCCTTTCCGCTAA
- the ahlS gene encoding AhlS family quorum-quenching N-acyl homoserine lactonase, translating into MIKPKLYVLDTGTMKMDKGYMVAMHNPASVQHPNPPADFIEFPVYAVLIDHPEGKILFDTGCNPEGMGKAGRWPEGVQNLFPYLANEECYLINRLAQLKVRPEDIKYVVASHLHLDHAGCLELFTNATIIVHDTELSNTMKSYAMSKDLGAYIWADIDAWVRTGLHWKTIRPTDKEVPLVEGIKILNFGPGHAWGMLGLHVELPGTGGILLASDAVYSAENYGPPVKTPGIIYDSVGFTNTVERIREYAVRTRSQVWFGHDADQFNSFIKSTEGYYE; encoded by the coding sequence ATGATCAAGCCAAAGCTGTATGTGTTAGACACAGGAACGATGAAAATGGACAAAGGATATATGGTTGCAATGCATAATCCAGCATCCGTACAACATCCGAATCCGCCGGCAGACTTTATCGAATTTCCAGTATATGCGGTGCTGATTGATCACCCGGAAGGCAAAATTTTATTTGACACAGGCTGCAATCCGGAAGGAATGGGAAAAGCCGGACGCTGGCCTGAAGGTGTGCAGAATCTCTTTCCGTACCTGGCGAATGAAGAATGCTATCTGATCAATCGCTTAGCCCAATTAAAGGTGCGGCCGGAAGACATCAAATATGTCGTAGCCTCGCATCTGCATCTCGATCACGCCGGCTGCCTCGAACTTTTTACGAATGCGACCATTATCGTACACGACACCGAGCTGTCCAACACCATGAAATCGTATGCAATGAGTAAAGATTTAGGCGCATACATTTGGGCTGATATTGACGCTTGGGTGCGGACGGGGCTTCATTGGAAAACCATTCGTCCGACAGATAAAGAAGTTCCGCTCGTAGAGGGCATAAAAATATTGAACTTCGGTCCAGGTCACGCATGGGGCATGCTTGGCCTGCATGTAGAGCTGCCGGGAACCGGAGGCATCCTGCTCGCCTCCGATGCCGTGTATTCAGCAGAGAATTACGGGCCTCCAGTAAAGACACCGGGCATTATTTATGATTCTGTCGGATTCACCAACACGGTGGAACGTATTCGGGAATACGCAGTTCGTACCCGTTCACAGGTATGGTTTGGTCATGATGCCGACCAGTTCAATTCCTTCATCAAATCGACGGAAGGATACTACGAATAA
- a CDS encoding HD domain-containing protein produces the protein MDEHGILSFVKELERLKDITRTAWTKEGRRESVAEHSWRLAVFVLALEKDFPDVDCSKAIRMCLIHDLGEAYEGDVSAKEQVDQKKKLATEAKALQTLLSPLSEAVRNEFINLWQEYNQGETKEAKLVKAVDKMETIIQHNQGRNPSDFDYVFNLDYGKEYARDNDVLKSMREILDQETKEKINQNTNTSEKKLF, from the coding sequence ATGGATGAACACGGTATTCTGTCTTTTGTTAAGGAACTGGAGCGTCTGAAGGATATTACGAGAACGGCATGGACAAAGGAGGGCAGACGAGAGAGTGTGGCTGAGCACTCCTGGCGTCTTGCTGTATTTGTCCTTGCGCTTGAAAAGGATTTTCCAGATGTAGATTGCAGTAAAGCGATTCGTATGTGTCTGATTCATGACCTTGGTGAAGCATATGAAGGAGATGTATCTGCCAAAGAACAAGTAGACCAAAAGAAAAAATTAGCAACAGAAGCAAAGGCATTGCAGACCTTGCTGTCGCCACTTTCGGAAGCGGTACGCAATGAGTTTATTAACCTTTGGCAAGAGTACAATCAAGGGGAGACGAAGGAAGCGAAGCTTGTTAAGGCCGTTGATAAAATGGAGACCATTATTCAGCATAATCAAGGCCGTAACCCTTCTGATTTTGATTATGTATTTAACCTTGATTATGGCAAAGAGTATGCTCGTGACAATGATGTATTGAAATCAATGCGAGAGATTCTTGATCAAGAGACGAAAGAGAAAATCAACCAGAACACGAACACATCAGAGAAGAAGCTGTTTTGA
- a CDS encoding LLM class flavin-dependent oxidoreductase, translating to MKLSILDQSPVSSGSSAGEALAQTARLVQRAEKLGYTRYWVAEHHGMEYLANPSPEILLGQLGAITSTIRIGSGAVLLPHYSPYKVAENFNLLSSLYPDRIDLGIGRAPGGSAHETLALRENYLQNVYNFPSLVSDTLGYLHQNLASDHAFSGIHARPIPPVPPEAWLLGTSEKSAAYAAELGISFAFGHFMSESFGPDIVRNYRKNFQSSYVKQHPYVMVALSAICADTEEEANRLATSLDLWAIQTEKGKISGGIPSVEEALAYAYTDEEREMIQTKRQRMLIGTKEQVTAQLHALQAEYEADEWMIVTITHDYEARLRSYELVADALLT from the coding sequence ATGAAGCTAAGCATCCTTGATCAATCCCCGGTCTCAAGCGGCAGCAGTGCAGGTGAAGCGCTCGCGCAAACAGCACGCCTCGTGCAACGGGCGGAGAAGCTCGGCTATACACGTTATTGGGTAGCCGAGCATCATGGCATGGAATACCTTGCAAATCCTTCCCCTGAGATACTTCTCGGACAATTAGGCGCGATTACGTCTACGATTCGCATTGGTTCGGGGGCCGTTCTTCTCCCGCACTACAGTCCGTATAAAGTAGCCGAGAACTTCAATCTTCTCTCCTCTCTATATCCAGACAGAATTGATTTAGGAATAGGCCGGGCTCCCGGAGGCTCTGCCCACGAAACGCTGGCGCTACGGGAAAATTATTTGCAGAATGTCTATAACTTTCCTTCCCTTGTATCCGACACGCTTGGATATTTGCACCAGAATCTTGCTAGCGACCATGCCTTCTCCGGCATTCATGCGCGTCCCATCCCACCTGTCCCGCCTGAAGCATGGCTGCTTGGTACAAGCGAAAAAAGCGCTGCATATGCTGCAGAGTTAGGCATATCCTTTGCCTTTGGACACTTTATGAGCGAAAGCTTTGGACCTGATATCGTACGAAACTACCGCAAAAACTTTCAATCTTCTTATGTGAAGCAGCATCCGTATGTCATGGTTGCACTCTCCGCGATCTGTGCGGACACAGAAGAGGAAGCGAACCGCCTGGCCACAAGTCTCGACCTATGGGCGATACAGACAGAGAAGGGAAAGATATCCGGAGGAATTCCAAGTGTAGAAGAAGCGTTGGCTTATGCCTATACGGATGAAGAACGAGAGATGATTCAAACAAAACGGCAGCGCATGCTGATTGGCACAAAGGAGCAGGTTACGGCACAGCTTCACGCACTTCAAGCAGAATACGAGGCCGATGAATGGATGATTGTCACTATTACTCATGACTATGAGGCACGCTTGCGATCGTATGAGCTAGTAGCGGACGCTTTATTAACATAG
- a CDS encoding amidase, which produces MNNKLAAKSIEELAPLLQNKEVSPVDVTEAVLEQAETYNPQINAYIHITRDKALAASKQAEKEIMAGQYRGPLHGIPMALKDILYFKDEVATIGSKIHQDFTPSYDATVVSKLKEAGVIFTGTLNMHEYAWGATTNNPHFGPCRNPWDIEKIPGGSSGGSGAAVAADMTIASVGTDTGGSIRIPASACGIVGLKPTHGRVSKYGCFPLAWSLDHIGPMTKTVWDAAAMLEVMAGYDSKDPTCVNTPTAPYTTLLSTDVSRMKIGINEAYFFHNVDPEVELLIRNGIRLLEQMGAEIISIELPTMQYAEFAEMITITSEASAIHHENLRQRPQDFGDDVRLLLELGEIPSAVDYLQAQQIRRRLDLEYKQAFEQVDVLLTPTLPILPSFIGQDIVHLNGKDVSFLDHIIRFTGVGNLTGLPALSLPCGQSDGLPVGLQIMGPAFREDLVLHVAYALEQANIMSVKKPDVSKFHVTG; this is translated from the coding sequence ATGAACAATAAACTTGCTGCCAAGTCAATTGAAGAATTAGCACCGCTTCTACAAAACAAAGAAGTATCCCCTGTAGACGTGACCGAGGCGGTGCTTGAGCAGGCAGAGACATACAATCCACAGATTAATGCTTATATTCATATCACAAGGGATAAAGCCCTGGCCGCTTCTAAGCAGGCCGAAAAAGAAATCATGGCAGGTCAATACCGTGGACCGCTTCATGGTATTCCTATGGCGTTAAAGGATATTTTATATTTTAAGGACGAGGTTGCCACCATCGGATCTAAAATCCATCAAGACTTCACCCCTTCCTATGACGCAACCGTCGTATCCAAGCTGAAGGAAGCAGGCGTTATTTTCACAGGTACGCTTAACATGCATGAATATGCCTGGGGTGCAACAACGAATAATCCGCATTTCGGTCCCTGCCGTAATCCGTGGGATATCGAGAAAATCCCCGGCGGTTCAAGCGGAGGCTCGGGTGCTGCTGTAGCAGCCGATATGACGATTGCATCAGTTGGTACGGATACGGGAGGTTCAATACGCATTCCCGCCTCTGCTTGCGGCATCGTCGGCCTCAAGCCTACGCATGGACGCGTAAGCAAATACGGGTGTTTCCCTCTCGCCTGGTCGCTCGATCATATTGGCCCTATGACCAAAACCGTGTGGGATGCTGCTGCGATGCTTGAAGTAATGGCGGGTTATGACAGCAAAGACCCTACTTGCGTTAATACACCAACCGCTCCTTATACGACTCTACTCTCAACTGATGTAAGCCGTATGAAAATCGGTATCAATGAGGCCTATTTCTTCCATAATGTCGACCCGGAAGTGGAGCTGCTTATCCGCAACGGAATCAGATTATTAGAACAGATGGGTGCCGAGATCATTTCGATTGAACTTCCTACCATGCAGTATGCGGAATTCGCGGAGATGATCACGATTACTTCGGAAGCAAGTGCGATTCATCACGAAAATCTTCGCCAACGGCCCCAGGACTTCGGAGATGATGTTCGCCTTCTACTTGAACTTGGGGAAATCCCGTCTGCTGTCGATTACCTGCAAGCACAGCAGATTCGCAGACGGCTTGACCTTGAATATAAACAAGCCTTCGAACAAGTAGATGTTTTACTTACACCTACACTTCCTATTCTCCCTTCCTTCATTGGACAGGATATCGTACATCTAAATGGCAAAGACGTTAGTTTCCTTGACCATATCATTCGCTTTACCGGTGTTGGTAACCTCACAGGTCTCCCTGCTCTCAGCTTGCCGTGCGGCCAAAGTGATGGACTGCCTGTCGGACTGCAGATCATGGGGCCAGCCTTCCGAGAAGACCTTGTGCTCCATGTCGCTTATGCGCTAGAGCAGGCCAATATCATGAGCGTCAAAAAACCTGATGTATCCAAATTTCACGTAACAGGGTAG
- a CDS encoding VanZ family protein — protein MIRTLPQTWLFISLCISQVLFLCLLPFVLRLIIYVHPLAAGMMWMLVTFGVIFATIVLYAALHRQRIFISYRIFLVLLTLYGACLLILLFFRPSNQVYNEYNLFPMRTIFFYSKEEIELSVAVYNLAGNIGLFVPFGFFLALHYAYYRKEKRHSKYFIPAAAIVTIEVLQYVTHRGLLDIDDFLFNMAGIVIGVWVYRMSKPLFTVR, from the coding sequence TTGATACGTACACTTCCACAAACGTGGCTCTTCATTTCTCTCTGTATTTCGCAAGTGTTATTTTTATGTCTGTTGCCATTTGTGCTTCGTTTGATTATTTATGTACATCCGCTTGCCGCAGGGATGATGTGGATGCTTGTTACTTTTGGCGTCATATTCGCTACGATTGTTTTATATGCTGCATTACATAGGCAGCGAATTTTTATATCCTATCGCATCTTTTTGGTTTTATTGACTTTGTATGGGGCATGCTTACTCATCTTATTATTTTTTCGCCCGTCGAATCAAGTATACAATGAGTATAATCTCTTTCCGATGCGGACAATTTTTTTCTATAGTAAGGAAGAGATAGAACTCTCTGTTGCTGTCTACAATCTGGCAGGAAATATCGGCTTGTTTGTGCCGTTTGGCTTCTTTCTTGCTCTGCATTATGCCTATTATAGAAAAGAAAAAAGACACAGCAAATATTTCATTCCTGCAGCCGCTATCGTAACTATTGAAGTACTACAGTATGTGACGCATCGCGGCCTGCTCGATATTGATGATTTTCTGTTCAATATGGCGGGGATTGTCATTGGTGTATGGGTGTATCGAATGAGTAAACCGCTCTTTACAGTCAGGTAA
- a CDS encoding sigma-54 interaction domain-containing protein codes for MEETMQNSLSLDMDHLINACREGIFICDENLVGIKMNVAYDRITGMTKNDLLGKKVTFLAEEGIISESVCEQVKNLGKPVSIMQKFKSGKVCLVTGTPVFDKSRKLVYVVVTARDVTEINQLKVELEEAHFQSEVYLQELSHLKAQFLYTNQIVAKSVAMRNLLDTAARIAVVESPVILLGESGVGKEVLAKYIHESGNRSSKPFIKVNCGAIPAELLESELFGYKTGAFTGASRTGKAGMFEVANGGTIFLDEIGELPLHLQVKLLRVLQDYEVTRVGDTTPIPLDIRIITATNRSLEMMMKEKTFREDLYYRIHVIPLHIPPLRDRKEDIAPLIHYTLMNLSKRYNQKKSLTLEALECLEKYDWPGNVRELQNTIERLFVMVDALVIEASHLPFTRAAAPMPEDASPLPLKQYMEQIEKKFIRKTLEKYPVMKDAAKVLEIDPATLTRKCQKYQIKIGKHIL; via the coding sequence TTGGAAGAGACGATGCAAAATTCTTTGTCGTTGGATATGGATCATTTAATTAACGCCTGTCGAGAAGGTATCTTTATATGTGATGAGAATCTAGTCGGAATCAAGATGAATGTAGCATATGACCGTATTACCGGCATGACCAAAAATGACCTATTAGGAAAAAAGGTAACGTTTTTGGCGGAGGAGGGTATCATCTCCGAATCCGTATGCGAACAAGTGAAAAATCTGGGCAAGCCTGTGTCGATCATGCAGAAATTTAAAAGTGGAAAGGTGTGTCTGGTAACGGGAACGCCGGTATTTGATAAGTCTCGTAAGCTGGTCTATGTTGTTGTTACGGCCAGGGATGTCACAGAGATTAACCAGCTGAAGGTTGAGTTAGAGGAAGCGCATTTTCAATCGGAGGTGTATCTTCAAGAACTCAGCCATTTGAAAGCTCAATTTCTCTATACGAATCAAATCGTCGCCAAAAGTGTAGCGATGAGAAATTTGCTAGATACCGCAGCAAGAATTGCCGTGGTTGAATCCCCTGTCATTCTGCTTGGAGAGTCCGGGGTAGGGAAAGAAGTTCTCGCAAAATATATTCATGAGTCTGGAAATCGTTCCAGCAAGCCGTTTATCAAAGTGAATTGCGGAGCCATTCCGGCAGAGCTATTGGAGTCAGAGCTATTCGGCTACAAGACGGGCGCATTTACCGGAGCGAGCCGCACAGGTAAAGCCGGCATGTTTGAAGTGGCTAATGGAGGCACCATCTTTCTTGATGAAATTGGCGAGCTGCCGTTGCACCTGCAAGTTAAGCTTCTGCGAGTGCTGCAGGACTATGAGGTTACAAGAGTGGGGGATACGACACCCATTCCATTGGACATACGGATTATTACTGCAACAAACCGTTCCTTAGAGATGATGATGAAAGAAAAAACATTTCGCGAAGATTTGTATTACCGCATCCATGTTATTCCGCTGCACATTCCGCCGCTTCGTGACCGCAAAGAAGATATCGCACCGCTCATTCACTATACATTAATGAATCTATCAAAAAGGTATAATCAGAAAAAAAGTCTAACCTTAGAAGCGCTTGAATGTCTGGAGAAATATGATTGGCCCGGAAACGTAAGAGAACTGCAAAATACGATCGAGCGCCTTTTTGTCATGGTAGACGCGCTCGTTATAGAAGCTTCACATCTGCCCTTTACTCGGGCGGCTGCGCCCATGCCGGAGGATGCTTCTCCGCTTCCCTTGAAGCAATATATGGAGCAAATCGAGAAGAAGTTTATTCGCAAGACACTGGAGAAGTATCCGGTCATGAAGGACGCAGCTAAAGTGCTGGAAATTGATCCTGCGACATTAACTAGAAAATGCCAGAAATATCAAATTAAAATAGGAAAGCACATTCTTTAA
- a CDS encoding MBL fold metallo-hydrolase, with translation MRIAGGVEMIELSIQGYVLHPTFVWNEKEAVLIDVGMPGQWEAIRMAMCKVGVSLDKVKAIILTHQDIDHIGSLPEILQAFSHQIDVYAHELDKPYIEGDLPLIKTDVSRMSKEEKEALPESMRTLYENPPKAKVNKILTDGEELPFCGGIQVIASPGHTPGHCSLYIKQSKTLVAGDAMVCAGGTLRGPVEQTTLDMDMAFQSVKKFLLFDIESVICYHGGLCNTNIQEQLVKLTAFA, from the coding sequence ATGAGGATTGCGGGTGGAGTAGAAATGATTGAGTTAAGCATTCAGGGGTATGTATTACACCCTACATTCGTTTGGAATGAAAAAGAGGCCGTTCTTATTGATGTCGGGATGCCCGGCCAATGGGAAGCAATACGGATGGCTATGTGTAAAGTCGGCGTATCGCTTGATAAGGTAAAAGCGATTATTCTGACCCATCAAGATATTGACCATATCGGCAGTCTGCCCGAAATTCTTCAAGCCTTTTCTCATCAAATCGATGTATATGCACATGAACTGGATAAGCCATATATTGAAGGGGATCTCCCGTTAATTAAAACAGATGTAAGCCGCATGAGTAAAGAGGAAAAAGAGGCCCTTCCGGAATCGATGCGTACTCTATACGAAAATCCGCCAAAAGCAAAGGTGAACAAGATACTAACAGATGGAGAAGAGCTTCCATTTTGTGGAGGTATTCAGGTGATTGCGAGTCCAGGGCATACACCCGGACACTGCAGCTTATATATAAAACAGAGCAAAACGCTTGTGGCTGGAGATGCGATGGTGTGTGCAGGCGGTACCTTACGTGGGCCTGTTGAGCAGACGACATTGGATATGGATATGGCTTTTCAGTCAGTAAAGAAATTTTTGCTTTTTGATATTGAGTCAGTCATTTGTTATCACGGTGGGCTATGTAACACGAATATCCAAGAGCAGCTAGTGAAGCTTACGGCGTTTGCCTAA
- a CDS encoding TetR/AcrR family transcriptional regulator, with the protein MCPRTKEQNEQIRKKRMFQIRRVAAEVYLQKGLRMEIGDIAQKAGIGRGTIYHYYNNKIALLEDLLLDALQEAKQLTEETLKGNGCPAKRLEAYARAQLSTWMEQPFIFILYKNFFQDHEPLPINNSQELERQVRVELYTPVMNTIREGTASDKLADVGEETAVEWFFGTLIGTAAIHLSKKESGLKNHDHIKWVDDVMSILWNGLQR; encoded by the coding sequence GTGTGTCCACGTACCAAGGAGCAAAATGAACAGATCCGTAAGAAGCGTATGTTTCAAATACGCAGGGTGGCAGCCGAAGTGTATTTACAAAAAGGACTTCGTATGGAAATTGGTGATATTGCCCAAAAAGCCGGCATCGGCCGAGGCACCATATATCATTATTATAATAATAAAATCGCCCTGCTTGAGGATCTGCTGCTGGATGCTTTACAGGAGGCTAAGCAATTGACAGAGGAGACGCTTAAGGGTAACGGATGCCCGGCGAAGCGATTGGAGGCGTATGCGCGAGCACAGCTAAGCACATGGATGGAGCAACCGTTTATTTTTATTCTGTATAAGAATTTTTTTCAGGATCATGAGCCGCTGCCCATCAACAATAGCCAAGAATTAGAGCGGCAGGTTCGGGTGGAATTGTATACACCGGTGATGAATACCATACGTGAAGGCACCGCCTCTGACAAGCTGGCTGATGTAGGAGAAGAAACAGCCGTGGAATGGTTTTTCGGTACATTAATCGGGACAGCGGCTATCCATCTCAGCAAAAAGGAGAGCGGATTAAAAAATCATGACCATATAAAATGGGTAGATGATGTGATGTCAATTCTGTGGAACGGATTACAACGATAA
- the map gene encoding type I methionyl aminopeptidase — protein sequence MITLKTEKEIERMHEAGKLLASCHKEIAKRMRPGITTFEIERFVADYLAKHGATPEQKGYQGYQYATCASVNDEICHGFPTKKPVKDGDIVTIDMVVNLNGALADSAWTHTVGSISEEASHLLRVAKTALYKGIEQALPGNRIGDIGHAIQTYAESEGFSVVRDFTGHGIGAVIHEDPFVPHYGKPGKGQRLKEGMVITIEPMINAGTWHSKMDANGWTARTRDGKLSAQYEHTIAITKDGPLILTEQSGI from the coding sequence ATGATTACACTAAAAACAGAAAAAGAAATTGAGCGAATGCACGAAGCCGGGAAGCTGTTGGCTTCATGTCATAAAGAAATTGCCAAACGAATGCGCCCTGGCATCACCACATTCGAAATTGAGCGCTTTGTGGCGGACTATCTGGCTAAGCATGGAGCAACCCCGGAACAGAAGGGGTACCAAGGATATCAATACGCGACGTGCGCGTCCGTTAATGATGAGATCTGCCATGGATTTCCTACGAAGAAGCCGGTGAAAGATGGGGATATTGTCACTATTGATATGGTAGTCAACCTCAATGGTGCACTTGCTGATTCGGCGTGGACACATACAGTTGGCAGTATCTCTGAAGAGGCGAGCCATTTGCTGCGCGTAGCCAAGACGGCATTATATAAAGGCATTGAGCAGGCGCTTCCCGGCAATCGGATTGGAGATATCGGACACGCGATTCAGACATACGCTGAATCAGAAGGTTTCTCGGTTGTCCGTGATTTTACGGGTCATGGCATTGGAGCGGTTATTCATGAAGATCCGTTCGTCCCGCATTATGGAAAACCGGGCAAGGGGCAGCGACTAAAGGAAGGAATGGTTATCACCATTGAGCCGATGATCAATGCGGGTACGTGGCACTCTAAAATGGATGCGAACGGGTGGACAGCAAGAACAAGAGATGGTAAGCTGTCGGCCCAGTATGAGCATACGATTGCGATTACAAAAGATGGCCCGCTCATTCTTACGGAACAGAGTGGAATATAA
- the hfq gene encoding RNA chaperone Hfq — translation MEKAKLQDYFLNQLRSNKIPVTVFTTKGVQIRGLITSFDQYTVALQVENKQNILYKAAISTIAPLKPVSLS, via the coding sequence TTGGAAAAAGCAAAACTACAAGATTACTTTTTAAACCAACTGCGCAGCAATAAAATCCCAGTCACCGTGTTTACGACAAAAGGGGTACAAATCCGTGGATTGATTACGTCGTTTGATCAATATACGGTTGCACTGCAGGTGGAGAATAAGCAAAACATCCTCTATAAAGCAGCCATTTCTACCATTGCACCACTGAAGCCGGTTTCACTATCGTAG
- a CDS encoding multicopper oxidase domain-containing protein, whose product MNKKVLIAGAMVSMLLLAACGQTEKDEALTQTSGQSTAPIANKKEQQMIMDIIAKESRLEMKPGLMLPVWTYGGSVPGQEIRVKQGQEVIVKLKNELTENVTIHWHGYPVPSEMDGVPGMSQNSIKPGESFTYRFKATVPGTYWYHSHKDSAAQVDKGLYGALIVEGEDEEKTARDYTLVLDEWETNTANQGHSMNGMDHANMENMNKHAADNHTSPMNKMSMDHMSSYDLFTVNGKSGALIEPLAAQTGETVRLRLINAGYQLRLFDFGDVPYRVVSTDGQKIQQPSEVKGKALPIGPGERYDVIFTTPSSSFEILDRTQREAAKDVKVVVQNQENKKVTPSGKAAAELFDIANYGKATAPTQSGGPKYDRQFHMVFEDIMDPRSDMGMKYTINGKSFPDTEKLTVKKGEYVKVTYENKGDANHPMHLHGHFVKVLSKNGKPVSGSPISKDTLNVKPGEKYEIEFVADNPGNWMFHCHDLHHASTGMATTVEYEGYKNPVKLNGNEQGE is encoded by the coding sequence ATGAATAAAAAAGTGCTTATAGCTGGTGCCATGGTAAGTATGTTATTGCTTGCTGCCTGTGGACAAACCGAAAAGGATGAGGCTCTAACACAGACGAGTGGACAGTCGACTGCGCCCATAGCAAATAAAAAAGAGCAGCAAATGATTATGGATATCATAGCGAAGGAGTCACGCCTGGAAATGAAACCGGGTCTTATGTTGCCAGTTTGGACATACGGAGGGAGTGTGCCGGGCCAGGAGATCCGGGTGAAACAAGGACAAGAGGTTATTGTAAAGTTAAAAAATGAACTTACAGAAAATGTAACCATACACTGGCATGGCTATCCTGTTCCTTCTGAAATGGATGGAGTACCTGGCATGTCACAAAACTCGATAAAACCAGGAGAATCGTTTACATACCGATTCAAAGCAACCGTTCCGGGTACGTATTGGTATCATTCCCATAAGGATAGTGCCGCCCAGGTTGATAAAGGATTATATGGAGCACTTATTGTCGAGGGGGAAGACGAGGAAAAAACAGCAAGAGATTATACACTCGTATTAGACGAATGGGAGACGAATACAGCCAATCAGGGCCATTCCATGAATGGAATGGATCATGCCAACATGGAGAATATGAATAAGCATGCAGCAGATAATCACACTTCACCTATGAACAAGATGAGTATGGATCACATGTCCTCCTATGATTTATTTACAGTGAACGGGAAATCGGGGGCGCTAATTGAACCTCTAGCAGCTCAGACAGGGGAAACGGTTCGGTTGCGCTTGATTAATGCCGGTTACCAGCTTCGTCTCTTCGATTTTGGAGATGTGCCGTATAGAGTTGTATCGACAGATGGACAGAAAATTCAACAGCCAAGTGAAGTAAAGGGAAAGGCACTTCCGATCGGTCCAGGGGAGCGCTATGATGTGATCTTTACAACACCGTCGTCCAGCTTTGAAATTCTGGATCGAACCCAAAGGGAAGCGGCAAAAGACGTGAAGGTGGTTGTGCAAAACCAAGAAAATAAGAAAGTGACACCGAGCGGCAAGGCCGCTGCAGAGTTATTTGATATCGCCAATTATGGGAAAGCCACAGCGCCGACGCAGTCTGGGGGTCCAAAATACGACAGGCAATTTCATATGGTATTCGAAGACATAATGGATCCGAGATCAGATATGGGAATGAAGTATACGATTAACGGAAAGTCCTTTCCTGATACTGAAAAACTAACAGTCAAAAAGGGAGAGTATGTAAAAGTAACCTATGAGAATAAAGGAGATGCCAATCATCCTATGCATCTTCATGGACACTTTGTAAAAGTGTTGTCTAAAAACGGAAAACCAGTATCCGGTTCGCCAATTAGTAAAGATACGCTAAATGTAAAGCCAGGTGAGAAATATGAAATCGAATTTGTTGCTGATAATCCTGGTAATTGGATGTTTCACTGCCATGACTTACATCATGCAAGCACAGGAATGGCGACCACAGTAGAATACGAAGGGTACAAAAACCCTGTAAAATTAAATGGCAATGAGCAAGGTGAATAA